The nucleotide window CCGCAGCAGGGACCGCCGCCCGGACCGCCGCCGAGGTAATAGCCTCTAGCGAAGTGATCGGTAATCACCAGCCCCTCCGGTACCGGAGGGGCTGGTTTTTTCTTGTGCGCCCCGCTTGCATCGGCATATAATCGCCTATCCCCGTCAGGAGTCTCCCGTGAGCCTGAAAAACAAGTCGGCCGTTATTGGCATTGGGCACACCGCCTATTCGAAGGGACTCGGCCGCAGTGAGCTGAGCCTGGCGCTCGAGGCTTCGAAGAAGGCGATTGACGATGCCGGACTGAAGAATACGGATATTGACGGCATCGTCCGGTGGGATATTGATAACGTCCAAGACGATGCCCTTGCCGCCGCGTTAGGCATCCGGGAGCTGAAGTTCTTCGCCACGGCACCCTGGGGCGGCGGCGCCGGCGGCAACGCCGTCCAACTGGCGGCGATGGCGGTGGCGACGGGCCAGGCGAACAATGTGATCGTCTTCCGCTCCCGCAATCGCGGCAAGCAGTCTACCCAGGCAGGCGGCGGCCAGCATTCAGGCGGACGCCCCTGGGAGAAGCAGTCCATGCTCGTCGCGGGATCGAAGCAGTTCACCGTTCCCTTCGGCCTCGCTTCGCCCGTGCAAGAGGTGGCGGTGCTGACGCGCCGCCACATGCACGTCTTCGGCACCAAGGCCGAGCACCTGGGCGGCATCGCCATCAACCAGCGCACCAATGCCGTTCGCAACCCGGACGCAGTCATGCGCACGCCGATCACGATGGACGATTACCTCACCTCGCGCTGGGTTGCCGAGCCGATGCGCCTCTTCGATTGCTGTCTCGAGACGGACGGCGCGGGCGCGGTTATCGTCACCGCCGCGGCGAACGCGCGCAACGGCAGGAACAAACCCGTCTATATCCTCGCCGCGGCCCAGGGCATCTCCCACGGCTCCCAGGGAATGACGAACTACTATCGCGATGACTTCTTCAACACCGATTCCAGCGTCTGCGCCAAGACGCTCTACCAGCGCGCGGGCGTTCAGGCCAAAGATATAGACGTCGCCCAGCTCTACGATGCCTTCTCCACCACGGTGCTGCTCCTCATCGAAGACTTCCTCTGCGGGCGCGGCAACGCAGGCGCCCTTATCGAATCGGGCGGCATCACCTTCGCCAAGGGCAAGACCCCGGTCAACACCAGCGGTGCAGGCCTCTCCGAGGTCTATCTCCACGGCTTCAATCTCATCATCGAAGCGGTGCGCCAGGTCCGCGGCACGGCGGTGAACCAGGTGAAGGACGTGGAGCTTTCACTCTATGCCGCCGCGCCGCCTGTGCCGACGAGCGCCTTCATCCTGAGCAAGAATCCCTAGCCTATGCCTGGCAACGACCTTGCCTTCACGCCCGCATGGGAGTTGGCGAAGCTCCTGCGCTCCAAAAAGCTTTCGCCTGTTGAGCTGACCCGTTCCGTCCTCGATCGCATCGCGAGATACAACCCCAAGCTCAACGCCTTCCTTGCCGTCGCCGCCGATTCTGCGATGGCCGATGCCAAGGTGGCGGAGAGGCGGTTCTCCTCTGGAGGCGATCTGCCGCCGCTCCTC belongs to Chloroflexota bacterium and includes:
- a CDS encoding lipid-transfer protein; the encoded protein is MSLKNKSAVIGIGHTAYSKGLGRSELSLALEASKKAIDDAGLKNTDIDGIVRWDIDNVQDDALAAALGIRELKFFATAPWGGGAGGNAVQLAAMAVATGQANNVIVFRSRNRGKQSTQAGGGQHSGGRPWEKQSMLVAGSKQFTVPFGLASPVQEVAVLTRRHMHVFGTKAEHLGGIAINQRTNAVRNPDAVMRTPITMDDYLTSRWVAEPMRLFDCCLETDGAGAVIVTAAANARNGRNKPVYILAAAQGISHGSQGMTNYYRDDFFNTDSSVCAKTLYQRAGVQAKDIDVAQLYDAFSTTVLLLIEDFLCGRGNAGALIESGGITFAKGKTPVNTSGAGLSEVYLHGFNLIIEAVRQVRGTAVNQVKDVELSLYAAAPPVPTSAFILSKNP